The nucleotide sequence CTATGTCTGGAAGCTCAGCCAGGCCGAGGGCAGTCCGGTGGCCGGCAAGGTCGGCATGGCGCCCCTCCCCCATGGCTCACAGGGCGAATCCCGCGCGACCCTGGGCGGCTGGAATCTTGCAGTATCACGCTACTCGGAGCACCCGCAGGCCGCAGCGGAGCTGGTCGCCTATATCACCGCTGCCCCGCAGCAGAAGGCCCATGCCATGAAGATGGGACGCAACCCCACCATCGAACACCTCTATCAGGATGACGAGGTGCTGGCGAGCAATCCCTCGATGGGTGAGCTCTATGAAGCGCTCCGGACCGGCGTCGCGCGTCCAGCCTCGGTGACGGGTGACGCCTACGCTCGCGTCTCCAATGCCTTCTTCAACCGCACCCACCGTGTGCTTTCCGGCGAGGAGACGGGCACCCAGGCGGTGGAAGCGCTAGGCAAGGAGCTTGAGCGCATCGGCCGCCGGGGCTGGTAACACCACCGTCCCCCGCTCCGCCCAGACAACCCACTCTGACCGCACGCGGGAAGGCCTCTCTCATCCAGGCGAGGCCTTTCACGCCTGCCGGCTTCCCTGTGACTAGCGCCGCATCGACGACAAGGAACGTGCAATGACGCCTACCCAACTTCATCGCCATGCCGCACACGACTGGTGGCGTGGTGCAACGCTCTATCAGATCTATCCGCGTAGCTTCATGGACGCCAATGGCGACGGTGTCGGCGATATCGCCGGCATCATCCAACGCCTGGACTACCTCGCGACCCTGGGGGTGGACGCGATCTGGATCTCCCCCATCTTCACCTCGCCCATGCAAGACTTCGGGTATGACGTCTCGGACTACCGTGACATCGATCCCCTGTTCGGCACTCTGGAGGATTTCACGCGCCTCATCGCCCGCGCACATGAGCTCGGACTGGCCGTCATCATTGATCAGGTGCTGTCACACAGCTCCGATCAGCATGTGTGGTTCCGGGAAAGTCGCCAGTCCCGGGACAATGCCAAGGCTGACTGGTACGTCTGGGCTGACCCACGTCCGGATGGCAGCGCGCCCAACAACTGGCTAGCCGCCTTTGGTGGGCCGGCCTGGACCTTCGATTCGCGGCGTTGCCAGTACTATCTGCACAACTTCCTCGCCAGCCAGCCGGACCTCAACTTCCATCATCCCGAGGTGCGTCAGGCACAGCTCGACAATCTGCGTTTCTGGCTGGAACTGGGCGTCGACGGATTCCGCTTCGACACCGCCAACTTCTACTTTCATGATCGGGCGCTGACAGACAATCCGCCGTCATCGGACGACTATCGTAGCCGCGGGCATCCCCGCAGCTATCAGCTGCTGAAGCACAATGCGGATCAGCCGGAGAATCTCGACTATCTGGAAGAGATTCGTGCCCTGCTGGAGGAGTACCCGGGCGCCACCAGTGTCGGCGAGGTCGGGGGCAGCGACCCGCTCCCCGCCATGGCAGCCTACACCGCGGGTCAGCACCGCCTGCACATGGCCTACACCTTCGACCTGCTCAACAGCACGGGAGATGCCATGGCATTGCACGCCGTTCTGGCACGCTTTGCCGACCATGGCGATGACGCCTGGCCGTGCTGGGCGCTGTCCAATCATGATGTTCCGCGCAGCGCCAGTCGCTGGGGGAGCGCACGCGCCCTGCTGGCACTGACGGTCCTCTGCTCATTGCGTGGCAGCCTCTGTCTCTACCAGGGCGAAGAGCTTGGATTCGAGGAAGCGGAGTTGAGCTACGCCGAGCTGCAGGACCCCTTCGGAATCGCGCTCTGGCCCGAGGTAAAGGGACGCGATGGTTGTCGCACGCCCATGGTGTGGGAGCCTCATCGCCATGGTGGCTTCTGCGCCGACTCCCTGTCGCCCTGGCTCCCCGTCCATGTTCCACATCAGTCACAGGCGGTCTCGTTGCAACAAGAGGCGCCCGAGAGTCTGCTGAATCACGTTCGCCAACTGCTGAGACTGCGTGGCGAAAACACGCTGCTCAAGACGGGGCAACAGACGCTCATCTCCCCGTCCGTGTTGCCCAAGGATGTCTTTGGTGTGATACGTCACGACCGTCATCAGCGGATGATGTGCCTGGCCAACCTGGGACACCAATCAGGCCACAAATCAGGCCACGACAACTCTCCCGTCATGCTCGATCTGACAGCCCTGCTGGGCTCGCGAACGCTGCATGGCCAGTGTCATGACCCGATAGAGATCGTCTCATTGCCCGGTATGGCCACGCCTATCCTTGAGGCAGGGCAATTGAGACTGTCGCCGGGGATGGCAGCCTGGCTGGTCGTGCCAGCCGATGCGTCGAGAGACCAGGATGGGTAAAGGAAAGGGCCAGCAAGGGGTGCTTGCGACCGACTGCATGCCCGGGGGATTGTCCCGGGCACCTGGAGTGGAAAGGCAGCTCAGTCTGGTCGCACCGCCTCCATCACTTTCTGGGCATTTCTGGTACGTGGCGATATGCTATCTCTGCACTTAATCGTTCAAGCTTTTCATCTTCAGGAACCCGACGCCTGTGTCATCGCCTCGCCGTATCACTCTCAAGGAGCTAGCCGCAGAACTGGGCGTCTCCACCGCCAGTGTCTCCAACGCCTTCAACCGCCCCGACCAGCTCTCGCCTGCATTGCGCGAGCGGATTCTCGAGGAGGCCAGACGGCTGGGCTATCGTGGTCCGGACGCCAAGGCGCGAAGCCTGCGTACGGGGCGCTCACGGATCATCGCCGTGGTACTCGCGGAGACATTGACCTACAGCCTCAAGGACGCGGTCGCCAGCGAGCTGTTATCGGGCATCGCCGAAGTGCTGGACGCCCACGGCCATACCCTGCTGCTGCTCTCGGGTCGCCAGGATGCCTCTCAGGTGCCGGGGTCTTCCAGCATTGCCGATGGCTTCATCGTCTACGGGCTGATGGCCAGCATGGCGCTGGTGGAAGAACTCCAGAGCGCGGGTCACAAGC is from Cobetia marina and encodes:
- a CDS encoding alpha-amylase family glycosyl hydrolase, producing MTPTQLHRHAAHDWWRGATLYQIYPRSFMDANGDGVGDIAGIIQRLDYLATLGVDAIWISPIFTSPMQDFGYDVSDYRDIDPLFGTLEDFTRLIARAHELGLAVIIDQVLSHSSDQHVWFRESRQSRDNAKADWYVWADPRPDGSAPNNWLAAFGGPAWTFDSRRCQYYLHNFLASQPDLNFHHPEVRQAQLDNLRFWLELGVDGFRFDTANFYFHDRALTDNPPSSDDYRSRGHPRSYQLLKHNADQPENLDYLEEIRALLEEYPGATSVGEVGGSDPLPAMAAYTAGQHRLHMAYTFDLLNSTGDAMALHAVLARFADHGDDAWPCWALSNHDVPRSASRWGSARALLALTVLCSLRGSLCLYQGEELGFEEAELSYAELQDPFGIALWPEVKGRDGCRTPMVWEPHRHGGFCADSLSPWLPVHVPHQSQAVSLQQEAPESLLNHVRQLLRLRGENTLLKTGQQTLISPSVLPKDVFGVIRHDRHQRMMCLANLGHQSGHKSGHDNSPVMLDLTALLGSRTLHGQCHDPIEIVSLPGMATPILEAGQLRLSPGMAAWLVVPADASRDQDG